One genomic segment of Anticarsia gemmatalis isolate Benzon Research Colony breed Stoneville strain chromosome Z, ilAntGemm2 primary, whole genome shotgun sequence includes these proteins:
- the LOC142986278 gene encoding eukaryotic translation initiation factor 4 gamma 3-like isoform X4 encodes MSSNGNQVPLTPSQRGPGPYPRASTPHRPVECYHPSGAGGAAFMPSTAGGAQPSAQATLRVQPTPQPSAPPAPQQDMSKNSMAGHSYVSQNQTPQPRPQYTNYPYRAAQHGTRPNTHPRQQQSYMPSVAATATGAVMYPTVVFQPTPMGMQTYQQPRSNTQGYYAYMGHYNIGYNPPPSHTPPYYYASNSPQLPTPNLPANPPGGRSNPTTLVGPQGTPATPTAPTATLSHPQASTLMHQTMPGIRPQPQKRSHRVPIIDPKTQQDIFSDYYTNDNSFLNSEANDRQTPQPEATQQSIAEQFSRMVSEVANQPCDNSIKSNYVSKNVEVPVTSTTSTVQTQPNAISSNNNNVVKSEILTVNENKSLGPDIAVESSETPIVSAISDSPVIVPKMPMNIKQLQKNSEQTVQSLVLDTNKNIPPNKQFKQSKNVPQIEEVDKPTDNINVAPIAIATIASVTTSTTVATSTVPAPTQTTATIMTPTPVPILTPAPQPQRIREPRERVKSEDKEKAKETETKEKESRAASSKPTPIQHNGPTPPVAISSVDSLSEAISPPTSQSNQALGVEPSKKHIAIKQSSPVPETKPAQGTNVEVVVKSEPIIEPPPTATQLLSASIEKVAKEQHPVHHKATEVKEASSAIEAQAKLTQSISSVLRSNQPDSKMKDINLNNKTTDPDTANGNSTEVTKTETVKEDINKNEKVLKNTKNTNKKSANKMPNNDLNMEKTESYENGKNETDKVVNVEKDKIQPAEEMASPNISAPEEEKAPKETSPPVFVPKYKYGEDQWSPLNTAGKKCYDIDLLKQIKDDPMSKNKPNVPMLEACNVIRTTPMQEPQPFTPISRPMNNDTFLPPFAKNSGMGSRNNTPREAKKDSRNMTPSGKGSVKLTPSSSGSSAHKPVIHVSLSLREEVKLNEVDSAWKPTRFRKDTIDEEEHKTQELYKKFRGILNKLTPQKFDTLLERVKTLEINNQKRLEGVIDLVFEKAIDEPNFSEAYAAMCNKLSVLKVPADNPTSPDKCVNFRALIINKCQNQFEMHSTDEQVLKLEKDLAECTNPNKKKELSLMLEEENRRVRMRSVGNVRFIGELYKLKMLTPKIMDYCMKYLIEKLEEEKLECLCKLLTTIGEQVENEVNSQLDTIFKKMQDIIADRKSNKISSRVRFMLQDVIELRNRKWVAKTVIDSQPKMMDQIQKEAEQQQRHIEMMNSCPIGFRGRDEGGRGKRGDNRRQNSNNSFMDNSTWKPSRPNYPVDTLKLKAVSVHGHKNLNNIKLAPHQSAWNQGSGTKNIVQASSNSMISLTKNQYSVLENVSTDPTTLRATRDMPPSYHSKGASIERSTFNSRGDFTSGSGSGSRSGSVGGPRSNSGTRSTSAAPPPPVVNEAPAPAPAPAAVPQEPLPEAKKKSVKSMIDLSLINPDDEEMVAEVKQMYQPQYHAAVVSEILTVAIDKSAKDFGMIAKSLLHLVSTNTISAENLVAGMKDIFEFAPDLYIDIPMIYDNLGKLIAPHIEKKHITFLQLFRLCESIISSNQGHLFLKAIIKELKENMGPSFVKNKWQESELQLSQWMEEKQVAKWLEDNKFEFLEGDSKACEETKKILSPAQTQSKLIQLMNADESSECIKGWVQDKFGKSANEDWFMRALIQAICEHALFGPEGRDVPHFNQDRMNKYASLISEFGETKQAREAGCLIGIQQLIHRLEHPQGLTLEIFQYLHEQYIISLDGFLAWEKSEKEPEGKGVMMKALTSFFTNIKEADNEDSCSED; translated from the exons GTACTATGCATATATGGGACATTACAATATAGGTTATAATCCACCTCCGAGCCACACCCCGCCGT ATTACTACGCTTCGAATAGTCCTCAGCTGCCTACGCCAAACCTACCGGCGAATCCTCCTGGCGGTAGGAGTAACCCTACTACATTGGTGGGACCACAGGGTACACCTGCCACCCCCACTGCGCCCACTGCCACGCTTTCTCACCCACAAGCTTCTACACTCATGCACCAAACTATGCCTG GTATTCGCCCGCAACCACAAAAGAGAAGTCACAGAGTACCTATTATCGACCCTAAAACGC aaCAAGACATCTTTTCAGATTATTATACCAACgataatagttttttaaacagcGAAGCTAACGATCGACAAACACCACAACCC GAGGCAACACAACAAAGTATCGCCGAACAATTTAGCAGAATGGTCAGCGAAGTCGCTAATCAACCATGTGATAACTCTATTAAATCGAATTATGTATCAAAGAACGTGGAGGTTCCTGTGACATCCACGACAAGCACTGTCCAAACTCAACCAAATGCAATAagctctaataataataatgtagtaaaGTCTGAAATATTAACTGTTAacgaaaataaaagtttagGACCTGATATTGCTGTGGAATCTAGCGAAACGCCTATAGTATCAGCAATATCAGACAGTCCTGTTATAGTGCCTAAAATGCCTATGAACATTAAGCAACTCCAAAAGAATAGTGAGCAGACTGTTCAGTCTTTAGTCCTAGATACAAATAAGAATATACCACCTAATAAGCAATTTAAACAAAGCAAAAATGTGCCTCAAATCGAAGAAGTAGACAAGCCGACAGATAATATAAATGTTGCTCCAATAGCAATAGCTACAATAGCGTCAGTTACCACTTCGACAACAGTGGCGACGTCAACAGTGCCTGCACCCACGCAAACGACTGCTACGATCATGACACCAACACCCGTTCCTATCCTCACGCCTGCCCCTCAGCCACAGAGAATAAGAGAACCCAGGGAAAGAGTTAAATCAGAAGACAAAGAAAAAGCGAAGGAAACcgaaactaaagaaaaagaaagccGCGCTGCGTCAAGTAAACCTACACCTATTCAACATAATGGTCCTACGCCACCTGTAG CGATTAGTTCAGTTGATAGCTTGTCAGAAGCTATCAGCCCTCCAACTAGTCAAAGTAATCAAGCATTAGGTGTGGAGCCCTCAAAGAAACATATAGCAATAAAGCAATCTTCCCCAGTTCCTGAAACAAAACCTGCTCAAGGAACTAATGTTGAAGTTGTTGTCAAGAGTGAGCCCATTATTGAACCTCCTCCAACAGCCACACAACTTTTGTCTGCTAGCATTGAGAAGGTTGCCAAGGAACAGCATCCTGTGCATCATAAGGCAACAGAAGTAAAGGAAGCATCAAGTGCAATTGAAGCTCAGGCTAAATTAACACAGAGTATATCAAGTGTACTGCGCTCTAATCAACCTGATTCTAAAATGAAAGATATTAACCTAAATAATAAGACTACAG atCCTGATACTGCCAATGGAAACTCAACTGAGGTGACTAAAACTGAGACTGTTAAGGAagatatcaataaaaatgaaaaggttCTAAAGAATACTAAGAATACTAATAAGAAATCTGCAAATAAAATGCCCAATAATGATCTAAATATGGAGAAAACTGAGTCATATGAAAATGGTAAAAATGAGACTGATAAAGTAGTTAATGtagaaaaagataaaattcAGCCTGCAGAAGAAATGGCTTCACCTAATATTTCTGCACCGGAAGAAGAGAAAGCTCCAAAGGAAACCTCTCCACCAGTTTTTGTACCCAAGTACAAATATGGTGAAG atcAATGGTCTCCTCTCAATACCGCTGGCAAAAAGTGTTATGACATTGACTTGCTCAAGCAAATAAAGGATGATCCTATGTCTAAAAATAAGCCTAATGTTCCAATGTTGGAAGCTTGTAATGTCATAAGG ACTACACCAATGCAAGAACCACAGCCATTCACTCCGATCTCAAGGCCTATGAATAATGACACTTTTCTTCCTCCATTTGCCAAAAATTCTGGTATGGGTTCAAGGAATAATACACCAAGAGAAGCCAAGAAGGATTCAAGAAATATGACTCCTAGTG GTAAAGGAAGTGTCAAGCTTACCCCTAGCTCTAGCGGTAGTAGTGCACATAAGCCAGTTATTCATGTGTCATTGTCTTTGAGAGAGGAGGTCAAGCTAAATGAGGTTGATTCTGCATGGAAACCAACCAGATTCCGCAAAGATACAATAGATGAGGAGGAACATAAAACACAG GAATTGTACAAGAAGTTCAGGGGTATCTTGAACAAGTTGACCCCGCAAAAATTCGATACTTTACTGGAGAGAGTTAAAACATTGGAAATCAACAATCAGAAAAGGCTCGAAGGTGTCATTGACCTGGTATTTGAGAAAGCTATTGATGAACCCAATTTCTCTGAAGCATATGCTGCTATGTGTAACAAGTTATCTGTACTCAAG GTGCCCGCTGATAACCCTACATCTCCAGATAAATGTGTGAATTTCAGAGCTTTGATCATCAATAAATGTCAAAACCAATTTGAAATGCATTCAACTGATGAACAAGTTCTAAAGTTGGAAAAGGACCTTGCTGAATGTACTAACCCT aacaAGAAAAAGGAACTTTCTTTGATGCTTGAAGAAGAGAACAGAAGAGTGAGAATGAGATCTGTTGGAAATGTCAGATTTATTG GTGAACTTTACAAGTTAAAAATGCTGACTCCTAAAATTATGGACTATTGTATGAAGTATCTGATTGAGAAGTTAGAGGAGGAAAAACTCGAGTGCTTGTGCAAGTTACTGACTACCATTGGAGAGCAAGTTGAAAATGAAGTGAATAGCCAACTAGATACCATATTTAAGAAAATGCAAGATATTATTGCAGACCGCAAGTCAAATAAAATCAGCAGTCGTGTGAG GTTCATGCTTCAAGATGTAATAGAACTAAGAAATCGAAAGTGGGTTGCTAAGACTGTCATTGATTCCCAACCTAAGATGATGGATCAAATTCAAAAAGAAGCTGAGCAGCAGCAACGTCATATTGAG atgatGAATTCATGCCCAATTGGTTTCCGAGGTCGCGATGAAGGTGGCCGCGGTAAGCGTGGCGATAATCGTAGGCAAAATTCAAACAATTCATTTATGGACAATAGTACTTGGAAACCTTCCAGGCCTAACTACCCAGTTGATACACTTAAACTGAAGGCAGTGTCTGTTCATGGGCATAAG aatcttaataatattaaactggCTCCTCATCAGTCTGCATGGAACCAGGGCTCAGGTACTAAGAATATAGTCCAGGCCAGTAGCAATTCCATGATCAGTTTAACGAAAAATCAGTACAGTGTCCTTGAGAATGTCAGTACTGACCCCACAACACTGAGAG CTACCAGGGACATGCCTCCTAGCTATCACTCCAAGGGTGCATCTATAGAAAGATCGACTTTCAACTCTAGAGGGGACTTCA CAAGCGGCAGTGGCAGCGGCAGCCGCTCAGGATCTGTAGGTGGACCGCGTTCTAACTCCGGAACACGAAGCACAAGTGCTGCCCCGCCTCCGCCAGTGGTCAATGAGGCGCCTGCACCAGCTCCTGCACCTGCAGCTGTTCCTCAGGAACCTCTGCCAGAAGCCAAAAAGAAGTCTGTCAAGTCCATGATAGACCTCAGTCTTATTAATCCTGATGATGAAGAAATGGTGGCTGAGGTGAAACAAATGTATCAACCTCAATACCATGCTGCTGTTGTTAGTGAAATACTCACAGTGGCCATCGACAA gtcGGCAAAGGACTTTGGAATGATTGCTAAATCACTTCTACATTTAGTATCAACTAATACAATTTCTGCTGAAAATTTAGTTGCTGGCATGAAAGACATATTTGAGTTTGCACCTGATTTGTACATTGATATCCCAATGATCTATGATAATCTAGGAAAACTTATTGCACCACATATTGAAAAGAag cATATCACGTTCCTACAATTGTTTAGGCTTTGTGAAAGTATAATCTCTTCAAATCAAGGACATCTGTTTTTGAAAGCTATTATCAAggaattgaaagaaaatatggGTCCCtcctttgttaaaaataagtgGCAGGAGTCTGAGCTTCAACTTAGCCAATGGATGGAAGAAAAACAg GTGGCTAAATGGTTGGAGGATAATAAATTTGAGTTCTTGGAAGGAGATTCTAAGGCTTGTgaagaaacaaagaaaatcttGTCGCCTGCTCAAACGCAAAGTAAATTAATTCAGCTAATGAATGCTGATGAGAGCAGTGAATGTATAAAAGGCTGGGTACAG GATAAGTTTGGTAAATCTGCGAATGAGGATTGGTTTATGCGAGCACTAATCCAAGCAATATGCGAACACGCACTCTTTGGTCCTGAGGGACGTGATGTGCCACACTTCAATCAAGACCGTATGAATAAGTATGCGAGTCTTATATCCGAGTTTGGCGAGACGAAACAGGCGAGGGAAGCAGGCTGTTTGATTGGTATACAGCAGCTAATACATAGGCTAGAACACCCACAAG GCTTAACATTAGAGATATTCCAGTATCTGCATGAACAATACATAATTTCATTAGACGGTTTTCTTGCATGGGAGAAATCCGAAAAGGAACCAGAAGGAAAAG GTGTTATGATGAAGGCGTTGACCTCGTTCTTTACGAACATAAAGGAGGCCGACAACGAGGATTCGTGCAGCGAGGACTGA
- the LOC142986573 gene encoding uncharacterized protein LOC142986573, giving the protein MTTDEEKCKISKLLQGIEVPEVKLTERCNDIVKEFHKRFDKEVDDEIKQEDVESEAYENPYRVDPRLLEENERKLRELLAESKRTKKQLSENVVSTNQGDPKRPWRTNTNKEKLLRIDGELKRHLEKSSQLIVPLADTDMQNLVKECREEARVAPPVGITRLRDTVDAAKKHLPNFQYRKIENSTAVAIMPEAHDLSPKIVPNDSNK; this is encoded by the exons ATGACCACCGAcgaggaaaaatgtaaaataagtaaactttTACAAGGAATAGAAGTTCCAGAAGTGAAGCTGACAGAACGATGTAATGACATAGTTAAAGAGTTCCATAAACGGTTCGATAAAGAAGTCGACGATGAAATTAAACAAGAGGACGTGGAAAGTGAAGCGTATGAAAATCCATACAGAGTTGACCCGCGGTTACTTGAAGAAAATGAGAGAAAATTACGGGAGTTATTAGCGGAATCCAAACG GACCAAAAAGCAACTTTCTGAGAATGTAGTTTCAACGAATCAAGGAGATCCAAAGCGGCCCTGGAGAACAAATACTAATAAGGAGAAGCTTCTCCGTATAGATGGCGAGCTGAAGCGACACTTGGAGAAATCGTCTCAGTTGATTGTACCATTAGCTGATACCGATATGCAAAATCTTGTCAAGGAATGTCGAGAGGAAGCACGTGTCGCACCACCTGTTGGGATCACTCGCCTCAGAGACACTGTGGATGCAGCTAAGAAGCATTTACCCAACTTTCAATACAGAAAGATTGAAAATTCTACAGCAGTTGCAATCATGCCTGAAGCTCACGATTTAAGTCCCAAAATTGTGCCTAATGATTCCAACAAGTAA